DNA sequence from the Pseudoalteromonas galatheae genome:
GTTTCAAAGAACGGATCACCCAAGACTTTACGACCAACCAAATAAACTGCCCCAATTGTGAGCAAGAATTTGCCCGTGATACGCTAGTGAGAGGTGCGCCAGCACTGAAAATAATCGGTGGCAAGGTAACCTTCAAGTAACGATTACTTCAATTTTCATAGCTCACCTTCTGCTGTTATCAGACAAATGTCCTGTATTGAATTTTCCAATTTGTTACTATCTCGCCGTTTGGCTTTGCTGTTTCAATGAATGAAAATGACCCTTCCCATGGAGCTGGGCCAGCCTATTGGGTCTTGCAAAATGGAAAAAACATGATCGATTTAATGTTCGATATCATCGGTATGACAGGCACTTTTTTGGTCGTTGGTGCATTTTTTATGCTACAGCTGGAAAAGGCATCTCCCGATAGTTTAACGTACAACTTAATGAACTTAAGTGGTGCGATCCTGCTACTGATTAGTCTTTGTTATAACTTTAACCTCGCAAGCTTTGTGATTGAGCTATTTTGGATCGCTGCGTCGTTAATTGGCTTATTTAAATATTTCAAAGCGAAAAAGTTGGCATCAGCTTAAGGTGTAAAAGAAAAGCCTAATCAAAAACTTGCGTAGTGGCTAGGAG
Encoded proteins:
- a CDS encoding CBU_0592 family membrane protein is translated as MIDLMFDIIGMTGTFLVVGAFFMLQLEKASPDSLTYNLMNLSGAILLLISLCYNFNLASFVIELFWIAASLIGLFKYFKAKKLASA